Proteins found in one Bremerella volcania genomic segment:
- a CDS encoding DUF2997 domain-containing protein, translating to MKTIEIIISPGSESRVETKGFAGSACRDASRFLELALGKATSESLTAEFHEAYTHDQNHLEQEK from the coding sequence ATGAAGACGATTGAAATCATCATCTCGCCCGGCAGTGAGTCCCGCGTGGAAACCAAGGGCTTCGCCGGCAGTGCGTGTCGCGACGCCAGTCGCTTCTTGGAATTGGCGCTCGGCAAGGCCACATCGGAATCACTGACGGCCGAGTTCCACGAAGCTTACACCCACGATCAGAATCATCTGGAACAGGAGAAATGA